In Mycobacterium sp. Aquia_216, a genomic segment contains:
- a CDS encoding SDR family oxidoreductase — MASTALDIEVPELSGKLALVTGASDGLGLGLAQRLAAAGAEVIMPVRNEQKGATAVAGIQRDVPGAKVSTRRLDLASLRSVTDLAARLTSEGRPIHILINNAGVMTPPERRVTADGLELQFATNHLGHFALAAQILPLLQEGRARVTTQSSIAAAQHGIHWDDLQWADSYSKSSSYSSSKIAVSLFGMELHRRSTTHGWGITSNVAHPGVAATNLLASHPEMGRDGDTLSVRAIRAFARRGMLVGTAETGMLPALYAATNRDARGAKLYGPDGFLHLRGLPAEQKPFRYIADERAARRIWAVSEELAGVSFPA; from the coding sequence ATGGCAAGTACGGCATTGGATATTGAAGTTCCGGAGCTGAGCGGGAAACTGGCGCTGGTCACCGGTGCTAGCGACGGTCTGGGATTGGGGTTAGCGCAGCGGCTCGCCGCAGCGGGTGCCGAGGTGATCATGCCGGTCCGCAACGAACAGAAAGGTGCTACCGCCGTGGCGGGAATCCAACGCGACGTTCCCGGAGCGAAAGTGTCGACGCGCCGGCTGGACCTGGCCTCACTGCGATCGGTTACCGACCTGGCCGCCCGGCTCACCTCCGAGGGCCGACCAATCCACATTCTGATCAACAACGCCGGAGTCATGACACCACCGGAGCGCCGCGTCACCGCCGACGGGCTGGAATTGCAGTTCGCCACCAACCACCTCGGCCATTTCGCGCTGGCCGCCCAGATCCTGCCATTGCTACAGGAGGGTCGGGCGAGGGTGACCACGCAGTCCAGCATCGCCGCGGCCCAGCACGGCATCCACTGGGACGATCTGCAATGGGCCGACAGCTACTCGAAGTCTTCGTCGTACTCGTCGTCGAAGATCGCGGTGTCGCTGTTCGGGATGGAGCTCCACCGCCGCAGCACCACCCACGGGTGGGGAATCACCAGCAACGTCGCCCATCCCGGGGTCGCCGCCACCAACCTGTTGGCGTCGCACCCAGAAATGGGCCGCGACGGCGACACTCTCTCGGTCCGCGCCATCCGTGCCTTCGCCCGCAGGGGGATGCTGGTCGGGACCGCCGAGACGGGAATGCTGCCGGCGCTGTACGCGGCCACCAATCGGGACGCGCGTGGCGCGAAACTGTATGGCCCCGACGGCTTCCTGCATCTGCGGGGGCTACCGGCCGAGCAGAAGCCGTTCCGCTACATCGCCGATGAGCGGGCGGCGCGACGCATCTGGGCGGTCTCCGAGGAACTGGCCGGTGTGTCTTTTCCGGCCTAA
- a CDS encoding helix-turn-helix transcriptional regulator — MMDRQQLAEFLRARRHALQPEDVGLIRGRRRRTAGLRREEVAALSDMSADYYSRLEQQRGPRPSAGMLAALARGLRLSLTERDHLFGLAGYAPPSRSPSGGAHVSPGLMRIFDRLADTPAEIVTAVGETLAQTPAAVALVGDHTHYAGLQRSIVYRWFTQPDTRARYPADDHDMLSRFFTAGLRAAYSDPATRTQATAIVSALTQHSPEFTQLWDRHDVDVPHEHTKRLLHPELGPLEVQCQVLIDPEQKHSLLVYTATPGTESHTNLRLLTVIGDQTLTK, encoded by the coding sequence GTGATGGATCGCCAACAGTTAGCCGAGTTCCTGCGCGCCCGCCGCCACGCGCTGCAACCCGAAGACGTCGGCCTGATCCGGGGCCGCCGGCGGCGCACGGCAGGTCTGCGCCGGGAGGAAGTTGCCGCGCTCAGTGACATGTCTGCCGATTACTACAGCCGGCTGGAACAGCAACGCGGTCCGCGCCCGTCGGCGGGGATGCTGGCCGCACTGGCCCGTGGTTTGCGGCTGTCGCTGACCGAACGCGATCATCTTTTTGGGTTGGCCGGCTACGCGCCACCCTCCCGATCCCCGAGCGGCGGTGCTCACGTCAGCCCCGGCCTGATGCGGATCTTCGACAGACTCGCTGATACTCCGGCCGAAATCGTCACTGCTGTAGGGGAAACGCTGGCCCAAACACCGGCTGCGGTGGCGTTGGTCGGTGACCACACCCACTATGCCGGGTTGCAGCGCAGCATCGTCTACCGCTGGTTCACCCAGCCCGATACGCGTGCCCGCTACCCGGCCGACGATCACGACATGCTCTCCCGGTTCTTCACCGCCGGACTGCGAGCCGCGTACTCCGACCCCGCGACACGAACCCAGGCGACCGCGATCGTGTCAGCCCTAACCCAGCACAGCCCCGAATTCACCCAGCTGTGGGACCGCCACGACGTCGATGTCCCGCACGAACACACCAAGCGTCTGCTGCACCCCGAACTCGGGCCGCTGGAAGTGCAGTGCCAAGTGCTCATCGACCCCGAGCAGAAGCATTCGCTGCTGGTCTACACCGCAACACCCGGCACCGAAAGCCACACCAACCTGCGACTACTCACCGTCATCGGCGACCAGACCCTGACGAAGTAA
- a CDS encoding LLM class F420-dependent oxidoreductase, with the protein MLVAKDFRFGMSMRFFKSREALLDKAKRAEDAGFDILCVPDHLGAAAPFPTLTAVAMVTTTLRLSMYVLNSAFYKPALLSRDMQGLDLLSDGRLEIGLGTGYVREEFEAAEIPYPSAGARVDYLEHMTKYLKEHHPSTPLIIAGNGDRVLTIAAHNADIIGLTGSKVRAVDDPFAERVDFVRNAAGDRFDSLELNLAITAMPRDGETEPDLKLTRSYSPELSDEEILSQPSVLSGSPREIADTLSAYREKYGVSSFTVQDNNLANFSKVIAELR; encoded by the coding sequence TTGTTGGTGGCCAAGGATTTTCGATTTGGTATGAGTATGCGGTTCTTCAAGTCGCGCGAGGCACTCCTCGACAAGGCAAAGCGCGCTGAAGACGCTGGCTTCGACATTCTTTGTGTGCCAGACCATTTGGGCGCAGCGGCGCCTTTCCCGACCCTAACCGCGGTCGCGATGGTTACCACGACGCTGCGGCTGAGCATGTATGTGCTCAATTCCGCGTTCTACAAACCGGCCCTGCTCAGCCGGGACATGCAGGGGCTGGACCTGCTCAGCGACGGCCGCCTCGAGATCGGGCTCGGCACCGGCTATGTCCGAGAAGAGTTCGAGGCCGCGGAGATTCCGTATCCCAGCGCTGGTGCCCGGGTCGATTACCTCGAGCACATGACGAAGTATTTGAAGGAACACCACCCGTCGACGCCGTTGATCATCGCCGGCAACGGTGACCGGGTGCTGACCATCGCGGCCCACAATGCCGACATCATCGGGCTGACCGGCTCCAAGGTCCGCGCCGTCGACGACCCGTTCGCCGAACGTGTCGACTTCGTCCGTAATGCCGCCGGCGACCGGTTCGACTCACTCGAGCTGAATCTGGCGATCACGGCGATGCCGCGCGACGGCGAAACCGAGCCCGACCTGAAGCTGACCCGCAGCTACTCGCCGGAGCTGTCCGATGAGGAGATCCTGTCCCAGCCTTCGGTGCTTAGCGGCTCCCCCCGCGAGATCGCCGACACGTTGTCGGCATACCGGGAAAAGTACGGCGTCTCGTCCTTCACGGTGCAGGACAACAACCTCGCCAACTTCTCGAAGGTGATCGCGGAACTGCGCTGA
- a CDS encoding poly-gamma-glutamate hydrolase family protein: MQARRHSYFAYGSNLCVRQMARRCPDATDPRPAILSDHDWLINERGVATVEPFAGNLVHGVLWQVSDHDLTTLDSAEGVPVRYRRDELTVHTDDGPSPAWVYIDHRVTPGPPRPGYLPTIIDGAVHHGLPQRWIDFLRRWDPTRWPRPASARSASGPGPQSLSELLMQPGVLEVSQLRSRFGFLAIHGGGLEEMTDVIADRAAEAAGASVYLLRHPDRYPHHLPSARFDPAESPRLAEFLDHVDVAVSLHGYGRIGRSTQLLAGGRNRTLAAHLARHIQLSGYQVVTDLDDIPLELRGLHPDNPVNRVREGGTQLELSVRVRGLSPRSPLPGPDGLSSVSSALVQGLAAAARSW, encoded by the coding sequence ATGCAGGCGCGCCGGCATTCCTACTTCGCATATGGGTCCAACCTGTGCGTTAGACAGATGGCGCGGCGCTGTCCCGACGCGACTGATCCGCGGCCGGCGATACTGTCCGATCACGATTGGCTGATCAACGAGCGCGGCGTGGCGACCGTCGAACCATTCGCCGGCAATCTCGTACACGGGGTGCTCTGGCAAGTCTCCGATCACGACCTGACCACGCTGGACAGCGCCGAGGGTGTTCCGGTGCGCTACCGGCGCGATGAGTTGACCGTGCACACCGACGACGGCCCGTCGCCGGCCTGGGTCTACATCGACCACCGGGTGACTCCGGGTCCGCCGCGGCCCGGCTACCTGCCGACCATCATCGACGGCGCGGTCCATCACGGGCTTCCGCAACGCTGGATCGACTTCTTGCGGCGCTGGGATCCCACGCGCTGGCCTCGTCCGGCGTCGGCGAGATCGGCGTCCGGGCCTGGGCCACAATCACTTTCGGAGCTGCTGATGCAGCCCGGGGTGCTCGAGGTCAGTCAGCTGCGGTCCCGTTTCGGCTTCTTGGCCATCCACGGCGGCGGCCTCGAAGAGATGACCGACGTCATCGCCGACCGCGCGGCCGAGGCCGCCGGCGCGTCGGTATACCTGTTGCGCCATCCCGACCGCTACCCGCATCACTTGCCGTCGGCGCGGTTCGACCCCGCCGAGTCGCCGCGGCTCGCCGAATTCCTCGACCACGTCGACGTCGCGGTCTCGCTGCACGGATACGGCCGCATCGGGCGCAGTACGCAATTGCTGGCCGGAGGCCGCAATCGCACGCTGGCCGCCCACCTCGCCAGACATATTCAGCTGAGCGGCTATCAGGTCGTCACCGACCTCGACGACATTCCGCTCGAACTACGGGGGTTACATCCTGACAACCCGGTCAACCGGGTACGCGAAGGCGGAACACAACTCGAATTGTCCGTTCGCGTCAGGGGTCTCAGCCCGCGCAGCCCGCTGCCGGGACCTGATGGCCTGTCTTCGGTCAGCTCCGCCCTGGTGCAGGGTTTGGCGGCCGCGGCTCGCTCCTGGTAA